A single genomic interval of Halobacillus halophilus DSM 2266 harbors:
- a CDS encoding tRNA (mnm(5)s(2)U34)-methyltransferase, translated as MTLQPILNYAHSLMENVINDGDIAIDATCGNGHDTLFLTGLVGEKGYVYSFDIQEQAIIKTRERLKKHQAEERVTLVQDSHAQLAKYISQVHQSQIKGAIFNLGYLPGSDKTVVTTPKETLSSIEQLLSFLQQGGIIVLVIYHGHAGGKQEKDALMEYVASLDQKSFKVLQYSFINQRNTPPFIIAIEKT; from the coding sequence ATGACATTGCAGCCAATTCTGAACTACGCCCACTCTCTAATGGAAAACGTTATTAATGACGGAGACATAGCCATTGACGCTACTTGTGGCAACGGCCATGACACGTTATTTCTCACCGGTCTAGTAGGGGAAAAAGGATATGTTTATAGCTTCGATATTCAAGAGCAAGCTATTATCAAAACCAGGGAACGGTTAAAAAAACATCAAGCAGAAGAGCGGGTAACTCTAGTTCAGGACTCTCACGCACAATTAGCTAAGTACATCTCTCAGGTCCATCAATCACAAATTAAAGGAGCCATTTTTAACTTAGGCTATTTGCCAGGAAGTGATAAAACCGTTGTGACCACACCGAAGGAGACCCTTTCTTCCATAGAGCAGCTCCTTTCCTTCTTACAACAGGGCGGCATAATTGTTCTAGTAATTTATCATGGTCATGCGGGAGGAAAACAAGAAAAAGATGCTTTAATGGAGTATGTTGCATCATTGGATCAAAAGTCATTCAAGGTCCTGCAATACAGTTTCATTAATCAGAGAAATACGCCACCCTTTATTATAGCAATAGAAAAAACTTAA
- a CDS encoding tetraprenyl-beta-curcumene synthase family protein, giving the protein MTAQVPQNAVHLMFRVYKEVFPEVHKELNYWVERAKKIPNKELRTQAIASIEDKTFHCEGGSIYSMLAGPQWKESIRFIVAYQTISDYLDNLCDRSTSMDPIDFRMLHQSMADALTPENEIKDYYHYRDDKDDGNYLSDLVHTCQNVLKDSSDYPMVQKHTLKLGSLYTDLQVHKHVIEEERIPRLKSWFKDHQSEWPHLEWYEFSACTGSTLGIFCLVSYMLNGRMDESLAAQVERSYFPFMQGLHILLDYYIDQREDEEEGDLNFCSYYAHEEQMKHRFEYFVRQTHEEVQELPDTAFHQMIHEGLVGMYLADRKVGKLDNAKSFVKDLLKVSGRKAKFFYYNTKMYHKLKPGRPL; this is encoded by the coding sequence GTGACAGCCCAAGTACCACAAAATGCCGTTCATTTAATGTTTCGCGTTTATAAGGAAGTTTTTCCTGAAGTTCATAAGGAATTGAATTATTGGGTTGAGCGGGCTAAAAAGATTCCTAACAAAGAATTGAGAACCCAGGCGATAGCCAGTATTGAAGATAAGACCTTCCATTGTGAAGGAGGTTCTATTTACTCCATGCTTGCTGGACCTCAATGGAAAGAGTCGATTCGCTTTATTGTGGCTTATCAGACTATTAGTGACTATCTTGATAATTTGTGTGACCGCAGTACTTCTATGGATCCAATCGATTTTCGCATGCTTCATCAATCCATGGCGGATGCCTTGACTCCGGAAAATGAAATCAAAGATTATTACCATTATCGTGATGATAAGGATGATGGGAATTATTTAAGTGACCTTGTACATACCTGCCAGAATGTACTCAAGGACTCATCAGATTATCCCATGGTTCAGAAACACACGTTAAAACTTGGATCATTATATACCGACTTGCAAGTACATAAACACGTGATAGAAGAGGAAAGAATACCACGTCTTAAAAGTTGGTTTAAAGATCATCAATCTGAGTGGCCGCATTTAGAGTGGTATGAGTTTTCAGCTTGCACAGGTTCTACTTTAGGAATCTTCTGCCTGGTATCTTATATGCTTAACGGCCGTATGGATGAATCGCTTGCAGCACAAGTGGAAAGAAGTTACTTTCCTTTTATGCAGGGGCTTCATATACTGCTGGATTACTACATTGACCAGAGAGAAGACGAAGAAGAGGGAGATTTAAATTTTTGCTCTTATTACGCCCATGAAGAACAGATGAAGCATCGATTTGAGTATTTTGTCCGTCAAACTCATGAAGAAGTACAAGAACTTCCTGATACAGCGTTTCACCAAATGATTCATGAAGGCCTGGTCGGCATGTATCTGGCTGACCGTAAAGTCGGAAAGCTTGATAATGCGAAAAGCTTTGTTAAAGATCTGCTTAAAGTAAGTGGACGTAAAGCGAAGTTCTTTTACTATAATACAAAAATGTATCATAAATTAAAGCCTGGCCGTCCATTGTAG
- a CDS encoding alpha/beta hydrolase, with amino-acid sequence MKRLNSNQNLATIIIVHGAFEHAGRYHSLAESFQKGGFNVIYGDLPGQGLAEGKKGHIKNFETYIDTVRQWLQKADSSRPVFLLGHSMGGTVVMRVMQELKPSVNGVILSSPAAGILNGASKSLEAVTHVINKVWPSVLVKAPFKPEYVTRNPEVIAKDKQDTLIIEKVSIRWYKEFRKAIKKSFSEVEEFPDVPLLVMQAGEDHMVDPEKTREWFHKVGCQEKTYKEWPGFYHEIFNEPEQEDVYNFALNFIHFQVKQADKEEL; translated from the coding sequence GTGAAACGATTAAACTCCAATCAAAATTTAGCAACCATCATTATTGTGCATGGAGCATTTGAACACGCCGGACGTTATCATTCATTGGCTGAAAGCTTTCAAAAAGGTGGATTTAATGTCATTTATGGTGATCTGCCAGGCCAGGGACTAGCAGAAGGAAAGAAAGGTCATATAAAGAATTTTGAAACCTACATAGATACTGTGCGTCAATGGCTGCAAAAAGCAGATTCTTCTCGTCCTGTATTTTTACTGGGACATAGTATGGGCGGGACGGTTGTGATGCGGGTCATGCAGGAATTAAAACCGTCAGTGAATGGAGTAATTCTCTCGTCGCCTGCTGCAGGTATACTGAACGGAGCCAGCAAGTCTCTCGAAGCGGTCACCCATGTAATAAATAAGGTTTGGCCATCCGTACTCGTAAAAGCTCCTTTTAAACCAGAGTATGTAACCAGAAACCCAGAGGTTATTGCCAAAGATAAACAGGATACTCTTATTATAGAGAAGGTATCTATTCGATGGTATAAGGAATTCCGAAAAGCGATTAAGAAGTCATTTTCAGAAGTTGAAGAGTTTCCAGATGTGCCTTTATTAGTCATGCAGGCGGGTGAGGATCATATGGTAGATCCTGAGAAAACAAGAGAATGGTTTCATAAAGTCGGATGTCAGGAGAAAACCTATAAAGAATGGCCAGGTTTCTATCATGAAATCTTTAATGAACCTGAACAGGAAGACGTCTACAATTTTGCTCTGAATTTTATCCACTTTCAAGTGAAACAAGCTGATAAGGAGGAGTTGTAG